A window of the Leptospira bourretii genome harbors these coding sequences:
- a CDS encoding iron-containing alcohol dehydrogenase, with translation MPVLPEWINFQFPPKIHFEIDCGYKLGSFVKNIGSRVVLITTQKELENAEELSIIKTSLEKHAEGVIIYDDIVDRVHFKDLDSCAHFLRISNADCVVAYGSFESVNAGKAASLLATNDLFAEELLIGKKQPKKKGLPLIVVPTKPLLGNECSPFFSIVDDKDKNRKYFAHEWAFPELIVSDPKIGAGMSSSETAKTGISILSAAVDSILSKYANEITSSTALRSIELISKNIVPAIREPRNLGPKNSIYAASLLAGIAQSTSSLGLCYALSLAVTTVTNLDIFQSMSILLPHVMEYNLTSSAGKYVMIARALDEDVTNISVIEAAIKAVEGIRKIYLELRIPQRLSEYEVKKIDLPGIATLAATYSFLDCLPRELPKNEIETILVAAF, from the coding sequence ATGCCAGTTCTCCCCGAATGGATCAATTTTCAATTTCCTCCAAAAATTCACTTCGAAATCGATTGTGGATACAAACTCGGATCTTTTGTCAAAAACATTGGGTCTCGAGTGGTTCTGATCACAACACAGAAAGAACTAGAAAACGCCGAAGAACTCTCCATCATCAAAACTAGTCTCGAAAAACACGCAGAAGGTGTGATCATCTATGATGACATCGTGGACCGAGTTCATTTTAAAGATTTAGATTCCTGTGCCCACTTCCTTAGAATTTCCAATGCTGATTGTGTAGTGGCTTACGGTTCCTTTGAATCAGTAAACGCGGGTAAGGCGGCATCCCTTCTTGCTACCAATGATTTATTTGCAGAAGAGCTCCTCATCGGTAAAAAACAACCCAAGAAAAAAGGCCTTCCTTTAATTGTGGTTCCGACAAAACCCCTACTCGGAAATGAATGTTCTCCTTTCTTTTCGATTGTGGATGATAAAGATAAAAATAGAAAGTACTTTGCTCATGAGTGGGCGTTTCCAGAACTCATTGTCTCTGATCCAAAAATTGGAGCTGGAATGTCTAGTTCGGAAACTGCCAAAACGGGGATCTCTATTTTGTCAGCGGCCGTAGATAGTATCCTTTCTAAATATGCCAATGAGATCACTTCTTCCACAGCTCTTCGTTCTATTGAACTTATCTCCAAAAACATTGTTCCTGCCATTCGGGAACCAAGAAACCTTGGACCGAAAAACTCCATTTATGCGGCAAGTTTACTTGCAGGGATTGCGCAGTCGACAAGTAGCCTTGGACTTTGTTATGCATTGTCATTGGCAGTAACAACCGTTACAAATCTTGATATCTTTCAAAGTATGTCGATCCTTCTCCCTCACGTAATGGAATACAACCTCACCTCTTCTGCTGGTAAGTATGTAATGATCGCAAGGGCTCTGGATGAAGACGTTACCAATATCTCCGTGATTGAAGCGGCCATCAAAGCGGTAGAAGGAATTCGTAAAATTTATTTAGAACTTCGCATTCCCCAAAGGTTGTCCGAATACGAAGTGAAAAAAATCGACCTTCCAGGGATTGCTACCTTGGCAGCAAC